In Camelus ferus isolate YT-003-E chromosome 5, BCGSAC_Cfer_1.0, whole genome shotgun sequence, one genomic interval encodes:
- the LOC102517736 gene encoding POU domain, class 5, transcription factor 1-like, with protein sequence MSNACYSSTGPRLGAPSFPTAGHPASDFAFSPPPGGGGDGPGGPEPGWVDPRTWLSFQGPPGGSGIGPGAEVWGLPPCPPPYDFCGGMAYCGPQVGVGLVPQGGLETPQPEAEAGAGVESNSEGASPEPCAAKLDKEKQEPTPEESQDIKALQKDLEQFAKLLKQKRITLGYTQADVGLTLGVLFGKVFSQTTIRRFEALQLSFKNMCKLRPLLQKWVEEADNNENLQEICKAETLVQARKGKRTSIQNRVRGNLESMFLQCPKPTLQQISHITQQLWLEKDVVRVWFCNRRQKGKRSSSDHLQREDFETAGSPFSGGPVSFPLAPGPHFSTPGCGGPHFTTLCSPVPFPEGEAFPSVSVTTLGSPMHSN encoded by the exons ATGTCTAATGCCTGCTATAGC TCAACTGGACCCCGGCTTGGGGCGCCTTCCTTCCCCACGGCGGGACACCCGGCTTCCGACTTCGCCTTCTCGCCACCACCGGGCGGTGGAGGTGATGGGCCAGGAGGGCCAGAGCCGGGCTGGGTTGATCCTCGGACCTGGCTGAGCTTCCAAGGGCCTCCCGGTGGGTCAGGAATTGGGCCGGGGGCCGAGGTGTGGGGGCTTCCCCCGTGTCCCCCGCCCTATGACTTCTGCGGAGGGATGGCCTACTGTGGACCTCAGGTCGGTGTGGGGCTGGTGCCCCAAGGCGGCCTGGAGACCCCTCAGCCCGAGGCCGAGGCGGGAGCCGGGGTGGAGAGCAACTCCGAGGGGGCCTCCCCGGAGCCCTGCGCCGCGAAGCTGGACAAGGAGAAGCAGGAGCCAACCCCTGAGGAGTCCCAGGACATCAAAGCTCTTCAGAAAGACCTGGAACAATTTGCCAAGCTCCTGAAGCAGAAGAGGATCACCCTGGGATATACCCAGGCCGATGTGGGGCTCACCCTAGGGGTTCTCTTTGGGAAAGTGTTCAGCCAAACGACCATACGCCGTTTTGAGGCTCTGCAGCTCAGTTTCAAGAACATGTGTAAGCTGCGGCCCCTGCTGCAGAAGTGGGTGGAGGAAGCTGACAACAACGAGAATCTACAGGAGATATGCAAAGCAGAGACCCTTGTGCAGGCCCGGAAGGGAAAGCGGACTAGTATCCAGAACCGAGTGAGAGGCAACCTGGAGAGCATGTTCCTGCAGTGCCCAAAACCTACCCTGCAGCAGATCAGCCACATCACCCAGCAGCTCTGGCTTGAGAAGGATGTGGTCCGAGTGTGGTTCTGCAACCGTCGCCAGAAGGGCAAACGATCAAGCAGTGACCATTTGCAACGAGAGGATTTTGAGACTGCTGGGTCTCCTTTCTCAGGGGGACCAGTATCCTTTCCTCTGGCACCAGGGCCCCACTTTAGTACCCCAGGCTGCGGGGGCCCTCACTTCACCACACTGTGCTCCCCGGTCCCATTCCCTGAGGGTGAGGCCTTTCCCTCGGTGTCTGTCACCACTCTGGGCTCTCCCATGCATTCAAACTGA